ACGGATGCGGTTGAACAGGAACGCGTCATCACCCACACCTTCCGGCAGGTTCTCCCGGCGAAACGCCAGCCACGCGTCGAGTTTTTCAAAGGCCCAGGCCGGGGCGAACTTGATCAGTTCCTTATTGCCCTTGCCCAGCACCTGCAAGCTGCGCTGTTCGGCATCGATCTGGCAAAGGTCCATGTTCACCGACTCGGACTTGCGCATCCCGGAGCCATACAGAATCGCAATGATCGCCGCATCCCTGAGCCCTTGTGGCCGTGGGTCTGCCGCACAGACATCCATCAATTCGCGAATCAGGTTACGCCGCAGGTTGCGCCCCTTGATCAGACGCGAGCCCCCGCCCGCCTTCACCGCACGCACCTTGAGCAAATGATCCTGGGTGATCAGGTTTTGCTGCCAGGCCTGGTTCATCACCCCGCGAATGGCATTGACGTACAGCGACGAGGTATTGGGCGCATAACCGTCCTCGCGCAACGCAGCTACCAGCGCCGTGATGTGCCCGGGTTGCAAGTGATGCCAGGGG
This genomic stretch from Pseudomonas deceptionensis harbors:
- a CDS encoding site-specific integrase encodes the protein MDPAVTLVSAIELNQVQAPVALYLQRLAPSSRQTMRYVLQDAADRLGVEDVAIDEFPWHHLQPGHITALVAALREDGYAPNTSSLYVNAIRGVMNQAWQQNLITQDHLLKVRAVKAGGGSRLIKGRNLRRNLIRELMDVCAADPRPQGLRDAAIIAILYGSGMRKSESVNMDLCQIDAEQRSLQVLGKGNKELIKFAPAWAFEKLDAWLAFRRENLPEGVGDDAFLFNRIRRGNHITRERITKHAIYYIAKQRGKQVGVDIMPHDFRRSFITRVIEEYDVSIAQKLAHHANIATTVSYDVRDDNERRNVTDRFLL